A window of Candidatus Nomurabacteria bacterium genomic DNA:
AACTCGGAGTTGCACTACTAGATATTGGTGCCGGAACTACCAGTATTTCGATCTTCCAAGAGGGTGCTATCGTATATAGTGGGTCAGTACCTCTCGGGGGTATCAGTATCACAAGCGATCTAGCGATAGGTCTTCAACTTTCTCTAGAAGAAGCAGAACGGGTCAAAGTAAATATGGAAGAGATACTTGAAGGTAAGGTAAAGGAGATCGACCCTGAAGATCACACACCAGCTCTCCTCCGAAAAGTAGAGGAACCTAAAGATAAGAAAAAGGACGCACAGGATATGGTAAATATCACAGGGCTATCGATCAGGAGCAAGGAAGAGATCTCTAAGACAATGTTATTGCAGATCACACAGGCTAGGATGGAAGAAATATTTGAAATGGTAAGAGACCAAGTTTCAAAAGCAGGTTTTGATGTTGCAATGCCAGCTGGAGTTGTAGTTACAGGTGGTACCGCACAATTAAAAGATATCACGAAATTTGCCCAAGGCGTCTTCGGTGTTCCTGCTAGGATCGGTTATCCGGGTGGATTATCAGGTATGGTCGAGGAAATCAATGATCCTGCATATGCTGCAGTACAGGGATTGGTAAAGCATGCGATGGAAGATGAAGGAGAAACCCATTCGTCGGGGTCGTCAGGCTTCGATGGATTTGGTAGTATATTTAGTAAGCTAGTAAGTTGGTTCAAATCGCTTCTGCCCTAATTTATCTATAACTTCAAAGTTTAAAGACAATGTTGGTCACACCTAAGAACATGGATCCGGTAGCAAAAATCAAGGTAGTTGGAGTCGGTGGTGCTGGAGGAAATGCTATTAACACTATGATATCAGACTATAATGTTGATGGTGTTGAGTTCTATGCGTTCAATACAGATGCACAGGCTTTAAAAAATTCCCTCGCACCAACAACACTACAACTTGGTAGTGATCTTACAAGGGGTCTTGGAGTCGGTGGTGATCATAATCTTGGAGCACAGGCTGCAGAAGAGAGTCTTGATGATATTCATGAGCATCTGGCAGGTGCTGATATGGTATTTATAACTGCAGGTATGGGTGGTGGAACCGGTACTGGGGCTGCACCAGTAGTTGCAGGTGTGGCAAAGAATCTCGGTGCATTAACTGTAGCTGTTGTCACAAGGCCATTCAAATTTGAAGGAAAACACAGAGAAACCGTCGCTTTTGAAGGCTTAGGCGAATTAAAAGATAAGGTTGATACACTAATAATTGTCCCAAATCAGAGACTACTCGAAATAATTGATGAGAACATATCATTTCTTGAAGCGATGAAAGAAGTGGATAAGGTTTTGGCAGAAGGAGTCAAGAGCATATCCAGTTTAGTCACCCAATCAGGCTTTATAAATGTTGATTTCGCAGATGTACGATCTATTATGACTGAGGCTGGCTCGTCACTGATGGGTATGGGTAAGGCAAGTGGGGATAATCGTGCAGAATCTGCAGCTAGACAAGCTACAAACAGCCCACTGCTTGATATGTCTATAGAGGGCGCTACAGGTGTTCTCTTCAATGTTGTTGGAGGTCTTGACCTTACGATGAAAGAGATCGATACAGCAGCTGAGCTAATATCTGAGGCTGTTGACCCTGATGCAAATGTTATCTTTGGAGCTACGATTGACGAGAATATGAAGGATGAGATCATCATAACAATAGTAGCTACAGGTTTTGATGAATCAAGGCAGGTACACACAAAGAAGACAACAGAGGCACCACCGATCAAGCTAGTTCAAGATCAGGAATATCGCGAGATGATCGAGGAAGAACCTACTGCAAACGAACACGATGACCCAACACCGAAGAAACAGAGCTCTCTACCCCAATCTATGATCGATGATCAAGATACGTTGGATGTTCCTGCGTTCATGAGACGACGAAATTGATCTGCCATGATCGTGAGTATCAGAGTGTATCCCCGAAAGAAACATCAGAAAGTTATTTTGAAAGGTGATAAAATTCATATTCATGTTAGATCTGTTCCGGACAAAAGCCTGGCTAACAAGGAAACCATCCAACTGTTAGCGGAACATTTTCAGATACCTAGTTCAAACGTTCGCATCATCTCAGGAACAAGAAGTAGAGATAAATTAGTAGAAATATCCGAATGAAACAAAATCTAAAAGGATTCATCAAACAGAATTGGCTTCTGATGATCGCTGCCATATATGTGTTATCCCCAATAGATATCCTCCCTGACGTTATACCTTTTTTTGGATCAGTAGATGATACAATGGTGGTTCTGCTGGAACTGGTAAGGCAGTACTGGCAATATTCTAAAGAGAATAAGGGAGTAGATACTGAGTAGTGTTGAATTACAAATTCTCATCAAGTATAATCTCGTAGTCTTGAAACGCACCGATCCTGCAATCACAGGGGAGCGGCGAGAAGAAATCCATAGGAAAGTAGATCTCGACGGGAGTGACCGTGATATCACAAACCCATACCATTCAAAGCGTGGGTGCAAAGCAGTTCTGGGCAACCTTAACTGGAAAGAGGGTGGTACCGTGTGAATATGTATGAGATCACACCCCTCCGCACATAACGTGTGGAGGGGTTTTTGTTTAATATTTAATAGAACGAACATGTCAAAGATAAAAGAAGCAGAACAAAGAGCAAGTTTCCCGAAGATGGAGGAGAAGATCTCAGAATTTTGGAAAAAGAACGATCTCTTTAAAAAATCGATCGAACAAAGACCAGAAGATGAACGATTCTCATTTGTAGACGGTCCACCGTTCGTTTCTGGTATGCCACATCCTGCACATCTATTTGTGTCTATAGCAAAAGATGTGATCCCTCGATATTGGACTATGAAAGGAAAGCGGGTAAGAAGGGTTTTTGGATGGGATTGTCACGGATTACCTATAGAAGCAAAAGTAAATATGAAATACAAGTTGAAAGGGAGGAAGCAGATAGAAGAGGAGTTTGGAGTGGATAGATATGTTAAAGAGTGTCGTAAATACGTTGAGGAGTTCTCGGAGAATTGGAGATGGTATATAGAAAAGATCGGTCGTTGGGCAGATATGGATAATGCGTATTACACCATGTATCCCGAATTCAACGAGTCAGTGATCTGGGCATTCAAACAGGCATGGGAAAAGGGATTGATATATAAAGGAAAAAGAGTTTCTTTGTACTCAACAGATACTGCTACACCTGTATCCAACTTTGAGGTAGCTATGGATCCTGATAATTATCAGGATACTGAGGATCTAGCTATATTTTTGAAATTCAAACTAAAAGAACATCCTTGGAAAGATATTGTAGCCGATAATCCTGTGCATATGTTGGCATGGACAACAACACCGTGGACAATACCATCTAACTTTGCACTTGCTGTAAATGAAGCGTTCGATTATGTCTTAGTTGAGTTCAATGGTGAATACTTTATCCTTTCAGAAGTAAGACTAGAGTATGCATTTGACACAAGTGAACAGGAAATAGGTGAAGATGCAGGAAAGACAGTCCAGATACTAAAGAGACTTACTGGGTCTGAACTTGAAGGTTTAGAATACTATCCAGCTTATGATCATTTTGTAGATCGAACAACTAAGAATGACTTTAAGGTATATCTCTTAGACGATGTTACAAATGATGAAGGTACAGGAGTCTTGCATATTGCACCTGCTTTTGGAGATGTCGACTTTCAGTTTGGTTTGAAAATGAACCTTAGTTTCCATTCTGACATAGATGAGGAGGGAAATATGGTCGTAGAACCATGGAAAGGAGTATATCTTCGTGATGCCTCACCTCTAATGGCAGAGGATATGTCCGAGAAAGGGTTACTTTTGAGAACAGAACCATATGTACACAGGTTGCCATTCTATCGAGGGGATAATCCCTTGATATACATGGCTCAGGATGCGTACTTTTTAGATGTACAGAAGTTAAAGGACAGAATGCTGGAGTTGAATCAAAATGTGAATTGGTATCCAGAGCATTATAAGAATGGGAGATTTGCAGAAACTGTCGGCACTTCACCTGATTGGACTATATCAAGGAGTCGTTATTGGGCAACTGTTATGCCTCTCTGGGTAAATGAGAAAGGAGAAGAGATCGTTGTAGGCAGTATCGAGGAGATGAGGGAAATGACAGATCAGATAGATAAGAAGGAGGTTGATGGGAAAACAAAATATTTTGTGGATGGAGAACCGTTTTCTTTTCATAGGGATATCTGTGACAAAATTGTCCTTACAAAAGATGGGGTGGAGTATCATAGAGTACCAGAAGTCCTCGACTGTTGGATGGACTCGGGTTCAGTACCTTTTGCTGAGTATCACTACCCATTTGAAAATGAAGAAACCTTTAATAATGCATTTCCTGCCGACTTCATAGTTGAATATTCAGGTCAGGTACGTGCATGGTTCAATGTTCTGTTTAGAATGTCGACATTCCTTTTTGATAAGGAACCATTTAAAAATGTCGTTTGTCATGGAGTATTGTCTGGGAATGACGGGAGAAAGATGTCAAAGACCTATGGTAATTACACAGATCCCGAAGATGTACTAAAGAATCTCGGAGGAGAAGCTATGCGATTGTACGGTATGGGATCACCGTTGATGGCTGGAGGTGATATGAACTGGTCTGATGAGGAATTGAATGAAAGGGTAAAAACAATACTTATACCTTATTGGAATACCTATAGATATCTCACAATGTACGCCAATCTTCATGATTGGACACCAACCGATGATCATTTCCCAATAGAAAATATCTTAGATAGGTGGTTGGCATCTATGGTTAAAAAGGCTGTAAAGGAGTATTCAGAAGCGATAGAGGGGTACGATATACCAAGTTCAGTGAAGGTATTACAACCTACTATAGACGCCGTGTCTACATGGTGGATAAGACGATCCAGAGATAGATTTGCCAATGGAGATACAGATGCATTGCAAGCGTTGTATGCCACGCTGGTATTGATGAGTAAAGCTTTTGCACCACAAATGCCTTTTCTGATGGAAGAATTCTATCAAAATCTAGTGGTGAATGTCGGACTTGATGGCGCAAAGGAATCAGTGCATCTTGAAGATTATCCATCCGATCTGGATCATGATGAAAAACTACTCGAAGATATGTCATGGGTGCAAACATTGTGTTCATTGGGGTTGAACATAAGGGATGAGAATAGGCTAAAATTGCGACAACCGCTTCTAAAAGCTGTAGCACCTATAGAAGATCCTGATCTGAGAAGTATCCTGAAAGCAGAGTTGAATGTCAGGGAAGTTGATTACAGTAAGACTCAACCAAAGGATAAAGATCATCTTACAGTAGTAGAGAGTAATGGTTTGTATCTAGGTCTTGACCTGAACCTAACTGAAGACCTGTTATCAGAAGGATTGATGAATGAGCTTGCTCGACAGATACAAGTTCAAAGAAAAGAGAAAGGACTTCAAGTAGGCGAGATAGTATCTCTACATTATGTGACACAGAGTAAAGCACTTGCTGATGTCGTACAGAAGTGGACTGATGAGCTGAAGGGCAGACTGAGTGTTGATAAGATACTTCTTGCATCAAGTTCGGATGACTCTATGACAGAATTGAAAGTAAATGATGAGTTGATCTGGGTAAAACTTGAAGCTGCATAGTTATCAGATCATAGTGAAAGCTATCTGAATATCGTGTTATCATCTCAGAGATGTTTAAAAGACACGATTGGACAATTCTTGCGTTAATACTGATACTTTCGGTGATCGGGTTATTTACTCTACTTTCGACGAATATCGATATTGAGGGTAATATTGATCTGGGTGGCGTATTCTCCAGGCAGGTCACCTTTATGCTGACAGGGCTGGTGATATATTTTCTGGTCAGTTTAGCTAATCCGACATATCTGCGATACCCTCAGATCCTTGTACCTGTATCTTTAGTTATCATTGCAGTCCTACTGTATGTAGTTCTTGCTGGACCTGTGATAAATAATGTCAGGAGATGGATAGTGATCGGAGGTGTGCAGGTTCAGCCGTCTGAATTTGCTAAGATCATTGTAATATTCACAACAGCAGCGATATTTACGATTCGCAATCATTTCGATGACCTATTGCTTGGGATTTTATCTTTCCTCCCCCAAATACCCATTCTCCTGCTTATATATTTAGAGCCACACGGTTCTATGACAATGATAACCCTCCTGATCTGGGGGATCTTGGTGATCACATATATGCGCGAACAGAGAAGGAATATCCTGTTATTTGTCTTGATGTTTTCAGCAACAGGTTCAAGTTTGTTGTTATTGAACGGGACTGTTGGTCTGGGTATACTTTTTGCTATTGCATCGGTAACGATTCTTGTACTTACCTCTTATCGGATAGAGGAATTAAGGAAATTACTAATAATTGTCACTATAGCAGGGGTAATTGTCGGAGGAGCGCTGAATTTCAGTTGGAATGATCTACTTAAGGATTATCAAAGAGAGAGGATAGAAACATTCTTTGATCCGGAAGGTGTTGATGTAGACCAATCATTCAATGTCGAACAATCAAAAGTTGCGATCGGTTCTGGAGGGATCTGGGGTAAAGGTTTCGGCTCCGGTTCTCAAAGTAGGTTGCAATATGTCCCAGAACATCAAACTGATTTTATATTTGCGACGTATGCTGAACAATTCGGCTTGGTCGGATCGATGATTTTGATAGTTCTTTATGCATTGCTAATATTAAAAGGTCTTTTATATGCTTATAAGATGAGTTCACAAGATATCTTCTCATCCATGGTGATCTTTGGTATCTCAATTAAGCTCTTGATCGAAGTATTTATAAATATCGGTACTAATACAGGTTTGATACCTGCTACAGGGATCCCGCTTCCCTTGTTAAGTGCCGGAGGTACAAATATTGTAGTTACTTTCTTTTCATTTGGTATAATTCAAAGTATAA
This region includes:
- the ftsA gene encoding cell division protein FtsA, with the translated sequence MAKRIITAIDVGSSKITTVIAAAEDADSLPTVIGVYSHPSHGVKKGVIVNIDEATEAISESLTAAERMAGVTVSEVYVTINGQQVSSINNRGVVAVSGSEITIEDTYRAIENARTLSLPQDMNPIHIIPREFVVDNQDGIKYPIGMSGQRLEVETHIITAPTSSWKNLRKCVEQLGLTVIDIVFTGWASNLSVLTETEKELGVALLDIGAGTTSISIFQEGAIVYSGSVPLGGISITSDLAIGLQLSLEEAERVKVNMEEILEGKVKEIDPEDHTPALLRKVEEPKDKKKDAQDMVNITGLSIRSKEEISKTMLLQITQARMEEIFEMVRDQVSKAGFDVAMPAGVVVTGGTAQLKDITKFAQGVFGVPARIGYPGGLSGMVEEINDPAYAAVQGLVKHAMEDEGETHSSGSSGFDGFGSIFSKLVSWFKSLLP
- the ftsZ gene encoding cell division protein FtsZ — its product is MLVTPKNMDPVAKIKVVGVGGAGGNAINTMISDYNVDGVEFYAFNTDAQALKNSLAPTTLQLGSDLTRGLGVGGDHNLGAQAAEESLDDIHEHLAGADMVFITAGMGGGTGTGAAPVVAGVAKNLGALTVAVVTRPFKFEGKHRETVAFEGLGELKDKVDTLIIVPNQRLLEIIDENISFLEAMKEVDKVLAEGVKSISSLVTQSGFINVDFADVRSIMTEAGSSLMGMGKASGDNRAESAARQATNSPLLDMSIEGATGVLFNVVGGLDLTMKEIDTAAELISEAVDPDANVIFGATIDENMKDEIIITIVATGFDESRQVHTKKTTEAPPIKLVQDQEYREMIEEEPTANEHDDPTPKKQSSLPQSMIDDQDTLDVPAFMRRRN
- a CDS encoding DUF167 domain-containing protein produces the protein MSIRVYPRKKHQKVILKGDKIHIHVRSVPDKSLANKETIQLLAEHFQIPSSNVRIISGTRSRDKLVEISE
- a CDS encoding DUF1232 domain-containing protein; the encoded protein is MKQNLKGFIKQNWLLMIAAIYVLSPIDILPDVIPFFGSVDDTMVVLLELVRQYWQYSKENKGVDTE
- a CDS encoding isoleucine--tRNA ligase, whose product is MSKIKEAEQRASFPKMEEKISEFWKKNDLFKKSIEQRPEDERFSFVDGPPFVSGMPHPAHLFVSIAKDVIPRYWTMKGKRVRRVFGWDCHGLPIEAKVNMKYKLKGRKQIEEEFGVDRYVKECRKYVEEFSENWRWYIEKIGRWADMDNAYYTMYPEFNESVIWAFKQAWEKGLIYKGKRVSLYSTDTATPVSNFEVAMDPDNYQDTEDLAIFLKFKLKEHPWKDIVADNPVHMLAWTTTPWTIPSNFALAVNEAFDYVLVEFNGEYFILSEVRLEYAFDTSEQEIGEDAGKTVQILKRLTGSELEGLEYYPAYDHFVDRTTKNDFKVYLLDDVTNDEGTGVLHIAPAFGDVDFQFGLKMNLSFHSDIDEEGNMVVEPWKGVYLRDASPLMAEDMSEKGLLLRTEPYVHRLPFYRGDNPLIYMAQDAYFLDVQKLKDRMLELNQNVNWYPEHYKNGRFAETVGTSPDWTISRSRYWATVMPLWVNEKGEEIVVGSIEEMREMTDQIDKKEVDGKTKYFVDGEPFSFHRDICDKIVLTKDGVEYHRVPEVLDCWMDSGSVPFAEYHYPFENEETFNNAFPADFIVEYSGQVRAWFNVLFRMSTFLFDKEPFKNVVCHGVLSGNDGRKMSKTYGNYTDPEDVLKNLGGEAMRLYGMGSPLMAGGDMNWSDEELNERVKTILIPYWNTYRYLTMYANLHDWTPTDDHFPIENILDRWLASMVKKAVKEYSEAIEGYDIPSSVKVLQPTIDAVSTWWIRRSRDRFANGDTDALQALYATLVLMSKAFAPQMPFLMEEFYQNLVVNVGLDGAKESVHLEDYPSDLDHDEKLLEDMSWVQTLCSLGLNIRDENRLKLRQPLLKAVAPIEDPDLRSILKAELNVREVDYSKTQPKDKDHLTVVESNGLYLGLDLNLTEDLLSEGLMNELARQIQVQRKEKGLQVGEIVSLHYVTQSKALADVVQKWTDELKGRLSVDKILLASSSDDSMTELKVNDELIWVKLEAA
- the rodA gene encoding rod shape-determining protein RodA; protein product: MFKRHDWTILALILILSVIGLFTLLSTNIDIEGNIDLGGVFSRQVTFMLTGLVIYFLVSLANPTYLRYPQILVPVSLVIIAVLLYVVLAGPVINNVRRWIVIGGVQVQPSEFAKIIVIFTTAAIFTIRNHFDDLLLGILSFLPQIPILLLIYLEPHGSMTMITLLIWGILVITYMREQRRNILLFVLMFSATGSSLLLLNGTVGLGILFAIASVTILVLTSYRIEELRKLLIIVTIAGVIVGGALNFSWNDLLKDYQRERIETFFDPEGVDVDQSFNVEQSKVAIGSGGIWGKGFGSGSQSRLQYVPEHQTDFIFATYAEQFGLVGSMILIVLYALLILKGLLYAYKMSSQDIFSSMVIFGISIKLLIEVFINIGTNTGLIPATGIPLPLLSAGGTNIVVTFFSFGIIQSIISSSQEVFQHELLIDNEDLLI